Within Mycoplasmopsis verecunda, the genomic segment CTTCTACTACTCAGTAAACAGTTGTAAGTAACGTGAATATATAAGCTTGCAGCGTTGATCCAAATATATCGAAATAGAAGTGTAATACCGGAGATATTACCATTGCAAGGAAATATCATTCATGATTATTTGCTCCTATTCCAGGGATTTTGGTTCAGAAATAACCAAATAATGAGTAGACTAAGAAAATAACTGTAGTTCCACCTATAACATTCCCATAAATACGGAAACTTAAGGAAACAAGAGGCGAAACTTTTCCAGGTAAATCTAATGGATTTAAGAAAGATTTTAAGTATTTAGTTCTTTGATAAATAGCTCCAACAATGAAAATTCCAAGTCAACTTGCTATTGCAAGAGTAAATGGAACTGAATATGAAGTAACAATCGGTTCTAATCCAAATACGGCAGTTAAGTTACCAATTAAAATAAAGGTAGCTAATGTGAAAATATATAGTCTTGATTTTTGAACTTTATCTCCACCTGTTGTATCCTCAAATGTATTATCAATCATTCCGACATAGGCTTCAGCTATTTGAGCTATACCTTTAGGAGCTTCATTTTCTTTAACTTTGCTGACTTTGATATAAACCACGATACTTATTATTAAAATAACAAGAACAGTTACCAATAATGAAAGTAGCTGAGGTTGATTTCAAGCCATAAAGTCGAATTTTTTCATAACAAGCCTCCTTCCTTTTATTTTTTCAAGTTTTTATTCATTACTCAATTAGTGAGTAAAATAGCAAAAAAACTTGTTAATATACCACCACAAAACGCGAATATATTAATAGGTTTATTAAATACTTGCAATGTAGTGAAAGGTTTGCTAGTCTTTAGATGTTCCAAATATGAATAGTTGATTTGATACATAAGAAAAAGTATTAAAGCAACCATTCCTAAATATAATGTTGTTTTCAAAATAAATATTGCATACAATTTAAATTTTTTGTTTCTTAAAAACAGGTAAGAAACAATTCAATTTACTTTAAAAAAGAAATACATTAATAGAGCACCTAATGCATATCCAAAAACTAATCCAAAATTAACAGGAATTAAACACAACATTATCAAAATTAATAATAAAAAAATTGCGATAAAGAAAATATCATATAGTTGTGTAAACTTTTGATTTTTGATTAATTTTCTTATGAATTGCATATTTCTATTTTAATACTTTTTTGCATTAGCATATATATTTTTTATCTTTTACTATTAAGATAAAATATTTATCTTAATAGAACAAAAAAGCTTATTTTAAGGGTAATTAATTCATTATTAAGGAATTCTTCATTTTTAATAAAAAAATCACCATTTAAATTGGTGATTAATATTTAAAAATAAAATCTTTTCTCCATGTTGTAATTGGCTTTATTTTTAATAAATAATGAAATGAATATTTAGCCTTTTCATATGGTAAAACTAACTAATTGTAAGTATTTCTAGCTCTATGTGACTCAATATTAAAATATATTATTTGTTTATTTTACTAAGAATATTTTTGTAATAAGTAGAGTTAGAAAAGTCATTGGAAATTTCTATATTTCAATCATATGTAACATCAAATATATTTTTGACATCTCTATTATATCAATACCATAATATGTTCTTATTAGACTGATCATTGCTTGCTAAATTGTCTAAAGATAAATCTTTTTTACTTTTAAATTGATTATCAATAAAATCAAATTCACCACTGATTATTCAATGATATAAATTAGAATCAAAGTTAAAAGTATTTAGAAAAACTTTTATTTCTCCATCCTTTCTAATGAATAGAACAATAAATTCAAAAGTTTTAACAGGGTTTAGAACATCAATTGTTAAGTTTGATTTTCATTTATTAAATGTTGAAGAAAATGAATCAATAATTTTATTTATATATGTTTGCTTTGTAGATTGTTCTTTTAAGCTTAAAACTCTTAATGCCTGTTCTTTAAATAATGGAGTGAAATTTTGTTTCTATCATTCATAATCATTCTGTGGCTTAAATTCTTTCAGTTTATTAAATTCACTTCTATTGAATTTTTCAGGAAGATAATTAATAATTAAATTATTTGCTTGTCCAAATGCAATATTTAATTGTGGTTTTGCACCATTATAAACATTTAAAGGAATTTTAATTTTGTAGAAATCAATTATTTCATTTTCATTTTGCTCAACAAAATTCTTAAAACTTTGTTCATTGGTAAAAGCATGATACCATTCATTCTTTTCAACAAAATAAACGAAGTCATTATTTGTATATTTTTGACTAAAATATTCATTACCGTGTCTTTATGCTTGATTTAGTATCAGTATTATTTAATAATTCATCTAAAGTATAATCATTTTTACCATTGTAATTTACTTTTGAAATTTCAATATTATTTATAGCATTCGTTTTATTAGATAATGAGTCTTCATATTTTAATGGAACTAAATATTTTTCTTGTTGTAATATTCCGTTTAGCAAATTATTATTAGAATTGTAAAACGGATTAAAACCGATATTTTGGTAATCTTTAAATATTGTTTTGTAATGGTTATTTTCAGCTTCTCAGAATTTTTTATATAGAATTACTTTTCGTTCTTTTTCTTTTTTAAATCAAAGTACTCTAAATATAATGAAATTAAATTGTCAAGTTGTAGCTCGGGGTAATTTTGTAAATAGAATTGCTTTTTATATTTTGATATTGGCTCATAATGATTATTAGCTAATTCTATTAAATATTTATCGCTATATTTAGATAAATCTAATAATCACTTATTGTTTGTTTCTGTGACGAAGTAAATTGTTCTTCTGAAACAGTATGATATCTGCTAACTGTAGGTACATTTGTGTATATAACTTCTTTTGTAGTTTATCTATTGTTGCTACATGTAAAGTTAACGATTTAGGATCTATAAAATCGTATTTATTAAGCTTCTCAATTGCGTTATTAACTATATTTATATTGGCTCAATTTGAACTCTTTTAGTCAATATTATTTGATTCCAAAAAAGTATTTTTTACCTTAATATCATCGATAATCGGCTTAAGCAATTTTAATTTATCATATAAAAGTTCATAGTTACTATTTAATAATTCGCTAATAAATTCATCCAGTTTCTTTACATTATATAAATTTGAAACATTATTGCTGATTTTTGCATTGATTCCTAATGGTGATAGTTTTTGATTTAAATCAAAAAATTTATTATTCTTATCATTTTTATCTTTACTGCATAATATATTCCTACAGCTGATGATGATACAATAATAGGAATTCCAATAATTAAGGTTCATTTAAGTAATTTTGATTTCATATTATTCATTCAGTTTCTATTTTAGTTATTAAATACCCGTCATATTTTATTTCTTGTTTCTAAAAAAATATAAGTTTTATATCTATAATTATTATATCTTTTTTAAAATGAAAATTTTAGAACACTATACAGAACAGGAGTAAAACATGGACAAAAAAGAACCCATTATCATTAGATGAAATACATTTAAAAAGGTGTTTTATAACAATCCTGCAATGATATTTAATACTAATGATATACAAGATAGAATCATCCAAACCGAATACAAAAAATACTGAGGATATAGTCCTGAAGACCATCAAGCTATATTTAATGAAACTAAAGAAGTAGAGGAAGATGAAAATCCATACGAAGAAGTCGAAGTGGACGAAATTGATGAAGCAGATGTTTTCTTCAGTATAAATAATGGTCAAGTTGAAGCTAATGTCTCTCAAGAAATTGATTTTGAATCATTATCTGAATCATATATTAATATTAAGCTTGATTCATATGTTAAATACAAGCAAGATGCAATTAATTGGTATATAAAAAAATACAACATCGATATAGATAAAATTGGATTTATTAGAGCTACAGATAAATTAGAAAATAAATTAAATGCTACAGATTTAATGATACAAGATAGCAATATAGATTTAATCATTGATCCAAGTTGATCATATCGAGTTGTTTCTAACGGAAATACTTACGAATTTATTTCTGATGGATTACTATATGATAAAAAATTAAATAAAATGGTCACTTTAAGTTATGTTAGTAAAGTAAAAAATACTGAGTTTTATCATTTTTGATATTTACAAAAAATATTGAAAAGAAACAGAGTTTCTTTAAATGATTGCTCTACCATTATTATTGAACCTTCCAGTGCTGTTTTAAAAACTGTTGAAAAAAATAAAATCGATTTTTATGAATCGTATTCTGCTCATACATTAAAAAGTATATCTAAGTCAAAAGCGACAAAGATTCCGGATTATGTTAAAGATTTAGAATATATCCTTAAAAGAGCAGGCGATTCTACTTTAATAGCTTATAGTGGTTATTATGATAAAAATAACATGTTTTCATTTGTAAAAACTGCTAAATCAGGTTTAATAATTCAACAAGGTATTAATATAGATAAAAAAGAGCTTCCTAATGAAGATGATGAAGAAAGAACTGATATTTCTGTTCCGTTTAATATTTATAAAAATCCTTACACTAGTGTTTTACAAACTAAATTACCTTTAAAATTCAAAGGAAAAGGTGATATTGATATTAGACAATTAAAACTATTTGAATTTTATGTTGAAGTAATGATTAAATCTTATGAACAATTTAATAACATAGATTCATTAAATTATAATGCTATTAGATATTTTTATGCAGTAAATGATAATCAAGACGAATCTAAAGTTCAACAATGAATACAAAATGGTTTTGTTCCAATTACAGATGATTTTTTAATATCATTCCCTGATTATTTTGCTACTTTAGATAAAGCTGTAATATTAAATTATTTATTAGGTAATAAATATGATTATTATTCTGGTAATGCTTTTAGAGATGAAGAAAGAAAATCATTAGAAAAAATGGCAAACAAAATAGCTCGAATTAAAAATAATAAAAACTTCTTTAATATTAATGCTTTAAATATCATTAAAGATATCCATAAGAAAAATGCGCGTATTTGTTGATATGATTACGAAGGATTTATGGCACTATATCCAATCATTGATAATGTTCCTTCATATAACCAAGTGATTAATCAAGTTTCTATAATTCTTACTCAAAATGGTAAAGAATTACATAAAGAAAATATTGTTATTGATACTATGGATCTTAAACTAATAGATATAGTCAAAATGATTAAAGCTATATACTGTGATAAAGCTGATGGATATGTTGTTTATAATAAAAACTATGAAAATACACGTAATAATGAAGTATTAAATTTAGTTGCTAAAAAACTTGCTTCTACTAGTTTGGATAGTGAAACTCTAGAGTTTAGAAAAGAATTTAATAAATTATTCCCTAATGGCCTAGGTGAATTTAGAATGATTATTCATCATATAAATGGAAATACCATTGATTTAGCTGATTGTTTTAAGAAATATAGTTCAACTAATCTACCCTGCGATTTTACAAGTAATGGATTTGATGAATATATCTTCTTTGAAAATGATGAAACAAATCATAGAATAAATGTTTTAGAAAATGTTTCTTATGAAGAATTCCAAACCTTTACATCCTTTAATACTCATATGATTTATATTGATTATTTGATGTATTATTTCTCAATTAAAAAGATAGAAAAATATATTACACATCTAGGATTACAATTAAAAACTTTAATTACTCCTTATAAAGATTTAGAAATCCAAAAAGGTACTATGGCAATGGAAAAAGCTATGCAAAGACATTCAGGAATCATAGGGAAAAACTTATGAAATAATATAACAGTACCTGCTTTAAAAAAATACTGCGAAAATGATGTTAAAGCTATGATAATGGTTTATGAGCTTATTATGTATATAGCTAGATTAAAATTCAAATCTGAATTAGATCAATATGAATATAATGTTGAACTAGATGATTTTGAATATTATGTACAAGATAATAAATTACAAATTAGAGAAAAATAATTTCTATATATTTGAAAATAAAAATTTGGTATTCCGTAAGGAAAACCATTTTTTATTATCTCATTTGTCGATTTCTATGTATGTAATTTTCTGTGTAATTATTTTAGTAAATATCAATATTTAAGGGTTAAAAGTTATTTCAACCTATGATTCTTGGAAACTATTTCCGATTTTTTGAATGTAACCAGTTTTTAAATGCAGGACTATTATATTGAGTTTTTTTATATTTAAATCTTTATAACAATACATAGATTTTTAACTCAATATATCAATATAATGATTATTATCTGCCTTATCAATTTACTTACTAAGCTTTAGACTAAAATAAAAGTCAGCAACTAAGCTGACTAATTATTATTTATGAATAAGTAAATATTATAATTTTGCAAAGTGTTCAACAGTTCTAACAAGTTGTGAAACATATGACATTTCATTGTCATATCATGAGAATAATTTGTACATTACACCATCTTCTGTTTCTTTAACTGATGTCATTAATGAGTCAAAGATTGATCCGTGGTGTTGTCCAATAATATCTGATGATACAAGTGGTAATGTTGAGTATTCAAGTGTTTCGTTTGCAGCTTTTCTCATTGCTTCATTAATTTCTTCAACTGTTGGTTGTTTATCTAATGTAACTGTTAAGTCTACTAATGAACCTGTAATTGTAGGAACTCTAACTGCAACACCATCTAATTTACCTGCTGCTTCTGGCACTACAAGTCCAATAGCTTTAGCTGCACCTGTAGATGTAGGTACCATGTTTTGAGCAGCTGCTCTAGCTCTTCTTAAGTCTTTGTGAGGAGCATCTTGTAGTCTTTGGTCAGCTGTATATGAGTGAATTGTTGTCATGTATCCTGATTTAAGTCCAAAGTTGTCTACAAGTACTTTAACAACTGGTGCTAAACAGTTTGTTGTACATGATGCTGCTGAAATTAATTTATCTTCTGAAGTTAATAAATCGTGGTTAACATTGTAAACGATTGTTTTAACATCTTTGTCTGATGGTGCTGAAACAACAACTTTTTTAGCTCCTGCTTTTAAGTGTTTTTCTGCACCTTCACGTTTTGTAAAGAATCCTGTTGATTCAACAACTAAATCAATTCCCATTTCTGCTCATGGTAAGTTTTCAGGATCTCTTTCTGAAAGAACTTTAATTTCTTTTCCGTTTACAACGATAGCTCCATCTTTAACTTCAACTGATACTGGTAATTGGTGGTAAGCTGTATCATATTTTAATAAGTGAGCTAATGTTGCTGGATCTGTTAAATCGTTAACAGCAACAACTTCGATATCTGTTGATTTTGTTTCAAGTAATCTACGTAGGAATAATCTTCCGATTCTTCCGAACCCGTTAATTGCTACTTTTTTCATAATCTTCCTTTCAAATATAGTTTACAAACTATATAAATTAATATTTATAATGTTTGTAATATTATAATAGTTTTTTGAAACTATATAATGTTTTTTTCAATTCTTTTACAATAAATTAATTATTATAAAAAATATAAAAAGTTAAAAAATGCATTAATTTTATATATAAATATTACTTTTTATATAATTTGAACTTTTATAACCTTTATATATAATGATTAAATTTAATAGATTTATTACAATGCATTTTAATTACTAAAATCATTAAAAATTATTATTTAATTTCTAGCATTTAAATTTGTTATTAAGTAAAAAAATCTAATTATTTTACTTAGCTTAAGAAGTTAAATTTCTTAACCACTATATTTTAGAACTAAAAGCTCTGTTTTTAGAATAATTACCATCATATATAAAAATTAGTGTTTTTTCTAAAAATAGTAAAATATAAAAACTATGAATAATACAGTTTTAAATAGTAAATATGATGCAATTGTTATAGGTGGAGGGCATGCTGGTGTTGAAGCCACTTTTGCTTTAGCAAATATGGGACATAAAGTGGCTTTAATTAGTTTTGATTTATCTCGTATTGCAATGATGCCTTGCAACCCTTCGATCGGAGGACCTGCAAAAGGTATTATTACACGTGAAATTGATGCTTTGGGTGGTGTACAAGGATATTTTTCTGATCTAGCAATGATTCAAATTAAAATGCTAAACGAATCTAAAGGCCCAGCAGTTAGAGCAATGAGAGCTCAAATTGATAAGGAAAAATATTCTCGTATCATTCTTGAAGCATTACAAAATCATCCAAATGTAACACTAATTGAAGGTGTAGCAGAAAATATTATTGTTGAAAATAATTCATTTAAAGCAATTAAACTAGAAACTGGTGATGTTTTATATGCTAAAGAATTAGTTATTACTACTGGTACATACATGAACTCTCGTATTTTACGTGGTGATGAAATAACTATTTCAGGTCCTGATAATCAAAAAACTACTCCGAAATTATCACAATCACTTGCGAAATTAGGATTTGAATTACAAAGATTAAAAACTGGAACACCAGCTAGAGTTTATGCTGATTCAATTGATTTTTCAAAAGTTGAAAAAGAAAATCTTGAAGATACTTATTTAGCATTCTCATCTCGTTCAAATATTAAATTAGATAAACAAATTTCTTGTTATTTGACTTATACAAATGCAGAAACTCATAAAATAATCAATGAAAACATCAATAGATCAGCTATGTATTCAGGTCTAATTGAAGGAATTGGTCCTAGATATTGTCCAAGTATCGAAGATAAAGTAGTGCGTTTTGCAGATAAACCAAGACATCAAATTTTCTTTGAACCAGAAACTGCAGATGGATCAATCATTTATGTTAATGGTATGTCAACATCTATGCCTGTTGAAGTTCAAGATAAAATGCTTAGAACAATTCCAGGGCTTGAAAACTGTAAAGTTCAAAAATGAGGATATGCCATTGAATATGATGCCTTAAATCCTTTACAAATATCTCCTTCATTAGAATCAAAAGTTGTTGAAAACATTTTTACAGCTGGGCAAATTAACGGAACAAGTGGGTATGAAGAAGCTGCTGCTCAAGGATTAATTGCTGGTATAAATGCTGGATTAAAAATTCAAGGTAAACAGCCACTTATTTTAAAAAGACATGATGCTTATATTGGTGTTTTAATTGATGATTTAGTTACAAAAGGAACTAAAGAACCATATCGTATGTTAACAAGTAGAGCTGAATATAGATTGCTACTTAGAAATGATAATCCTGATTTAAGATTATCTAAATACGGAAATGAAGTCGGTTTAGTTTCTGATGAACAATATCAAAAAGTTATTAACAAATACCAAAGTATTGAAGATAAAATTAAAGAATTATCAAATAGTTATTTATCTTCAAAAAGCGAATTAGCTAAACGTTTAGGTATTGAAAATGGAGTTTCGCTACTTAGAGTACTAGCCAGACCAGATGTTGAGGCTAGTGAAGTAGTTGGTGATTATGAATTCAAAAATGAATTAACTATTGCTGTTAGATTAGATGGTTATATTAAGAAACAACAAACTGAAGCTGATAAAATGAATCGTTTAGAAAACTTCAAAATACCACAAGATATTAATTATGAAGAGGTTGCTAATATTGCTACTGAAGCAAAACAAAAACTTTCTCAAATTAGACCATTAACAATCGGCCAAGCATCAAGAATTAGTGGAATTAATCCAGCTGATATTCAAATGTTAATGTTTCACATTGAAACAAGAAAGAAATAATGAAATTAAACATAATTTGTGTGGGTTCATTATCAAAAGAATTCAAAGTTCTTTATGATGATTATGCTAAGAAAATTAATTACTTTTGTAAACTAAATGTAATTGAAATCAAAGAACAAAAGATTGAAAACATTGAACTTAAAAAACAAAAAGAAACTGAATTAATACTAGAAAAAATACCTAAAAATTCAAAAGTATTTTATCTATCACTAAGAGGCAAACAATATTCTAGTGAACAATTTGGCGGATTATTTCTTGATATTGATAATGTTACATTTGTTATTGGCGGCTCTAATGGTGTAATTGAATCATATTTTCCTAATCAAATTAATTTTTCAAAAATGACATTTCCGCATCAATTATTTAGAGTAATGTTTGTTGAACAAATCTATCGTGCTTTTACAATTCGAAATAATATTACATATCATAAGTAGAATCTAAGTATTCTGCTTTTTTATATAAAAAAGTCGCTTAGCGACTAATATGATAATTTGGCTCTTTGGATTAATATTTTCTCTTTAAAGAAAGTTAATGGTGATGAAATCATAATTAATAAAGCTGTATAAACAGGAATAGAAATTAATGACCTAAATACAATTGGCATCATAAAGTAGATATATTTCTCTGATGTCAAATATCCACGACCATTAAAGTAATTTAAATATTGAATATACACATATGGGCCATATATCCATCTCATTATAACAATTACCGTAACAACTAATCCTAGCGAAACTAGTAATTTTTTAATAAATAAAAGTTGCTTATTTCTTTCTAACTCTTTTGATGTTAATCTAAATCCTTGTACAACTAACATAATTGCTAAAACAGTAATTATGATTAATAAGATTCCAGAAAGAGATAATATAACAAATAAAGTTGCATCTGAAAGTACCGAAACTCCAAATGTTCTTGTTATTCTAAATCCTTGAATTCCACCATTTTTCTTATCTGTTCCGAAGACATCTTTTAAAAATCCAGCACTTGGATCTGTATTATGTAAATAAGCTGCATATATAGTTACTGAAGCTAAAGCAAGAAATATGATTATAAATAATACGACAGTTGTTGTGGAAGCTTTAATAGTATTTGTCTTATACATTCATAAGAAAAATTTAGCTATTAAAACGACACATATTGGAACTATTGCATACATTCAGAATCAACTTCAAATTGATCCGGTAAATAATAATCCAGCAAAGTCAGCTAATAATCCTAATAATATAGCTTTGAAAAATGGGAAAAAGATAGCAAAAATTATGTAAAAGACATATTCAAAGCTTAATCCTAATTTCGATAATCCAGTAAACTTGGTTAAAGCCGTTATTATTAAATATAAACCAAGTAAAGCACTTGACATTGTTAAATCTATAATTGAGAAACTAAAGTTTATTTTTAATCATTGTGAAAATTTACTATCACTTGTTAAATTTAAAAAGTGATTTATTGTTTGAATATCTTTTAATGAATTTATATATTTATAAATAGGCCTTGTATATTTCAAGATAAAAAATCATCTATAAATGAAATCAATTAATACAAAATAGCTAATTACATTATTTAGTTTTAGTAATTTATAATATTGTTTTTTATCATAAATATCAGTAGTTAAATAGTTTGTTAAACGATAATTTAACTGTGTTGTAGTGGTAAAGGTTCAAAATAAATAGAATAATCCTACTAATATAGCAGAAACTAAATACATGTATCAACCAGAGTAATTAGCTGGATTAAATTTCTTAACATCGTTTAAGGCTACATATTCATAGTAATATTTAGCATTTATAATAGCTACAATAAGCAGTGATACAAAAATAGCAAAATAAATAAATTTAGCCAATGAAATAAAGAATTGCTGTTTAAATAAATGTTTTTTAAATAGATTCATATTTTTAGATAAGAATCAAACTTCATCTACTTGATAGGTAGATTTTTTTCGTTTAAATAAACCTTTTTTAGCATCTTTTACAGTTATTTTAGTATTAATAAATTGATTAATTGAATATATGTTTTTTAATATATCAGTATATTGATCCTGTGGTCTAATTTTTCTTAATATATAAAAATATCTATATGCGAAACTAAGTATTGGAAAAATATTTAGGTGTTTATCAATTTTTATAAGTGTTTTAATTTTTTCTAGTGAATAAGAATCAATATGATATATATTTTTTAATCGAAAATAAAATTCCTTATTTCGTTTGTAAATAAATATATTGTAATATACAAAAATTATTAATGAGGCTATTATAAAAATAAATCAGTAATATTGGTAGCTAGTAAATTCTAATTTATGTACAACATTATAAGAATATTGAGAACCAAATACTATACCTAATACTAATAATATTAAAAAGATGCTTTGTAATAATAAATGTGAAGCAAAAATAACAGCCTGTTGCTTGAAAACAGACTGATGAAATAACTTAATTCTTTGAGAAAGCAGTCAAACATTAGAGTTCTGATTGATTTCATTTCTTACATTTCTATTCTTATATCATCTTTCCATATTCATCAATAGAATTTTAATACAAAAACTCTATTTTTTAACATTTTTGTTATTTAGAATCTATATTTTTTCTAAATGTGGAATTTATGGTAATAAGCCTAGTATTCATTAAATTTTCATTTACACATTGCACAAATGTGTCCAATATTTCAAGTTCATTGATTTCAGAAATTTTATCTCTTAATATTTCGTGATTTACATTTTTAAAATACTGATCAAAATCAGTTTTGGATATTTTATAAATTGTATTCATATCAATTAGTAAATTCGTGATTCGACTAGATGTAAAAATAGGTAATTGTTTAGTTCCGGAACCAAAAAAAGCTAAAGACTTGCTTATTACTTCACAAAATAATATTTCATCATTCGAACTAAATATAGGTACTGCATATCTGGAATCACAATTGCTTTTCTGAAAAAGAACGTGTTTTAATTCATCATTTATTTCATAAATTTCAAATAATTTTACTTCATTATTCATTTTATCCCCTTTTTATTATGAATATTACTTTTGATAAAATAGAACTAAAAATGAATTTTTAAAGAAAATTTCCGCAAAAATCATATATCA encodes:
- the gap gene encoding type I glyceraldehyde-3-phosphate dehydrogenase, which gives rise to MKKVAINGFGRIGRLFLRRLLETKSTDIEVVAVNDLTDPATLAHLLKYDTAYHQLPVSVEVKDGAIVVNGKEIKVLSERDPENLPWAEMGIDLVVESTGFFTKREGAEKHLKAGAKKVVVSAPSDKDVKTIVYNVNHDLLTSEDKLISAASCTTNCLAPVVKVLVDNFGLKSGYMTTIHSYTADQRLQDAPHKDLRRARAAAQNMVPTSTGAAKAIGLVVPEAAGKLDGVAVRVPTITGSLVDLTVTLDKQPTVEEINEAMRKAANETLEYSTLPLVSSDIIGQHHGSIFDSLMTSVKETEDGVMYKLFSWYDNEMSYVSQLVRTVEHFAKL
- a CDS encoding 23S rRNA (pseudouridine(1915)-N(3))-methyltransferase RlmH, whose amino-acid sequence is MKLNIICVGSLSKEFKVLYDDYAKKINYFCKLNVIEIKEQKIENIELKKQKETELILEKIPKNSKVFYLSLRGKQYSSEQFGGLFLDIDNVTFVIGGSNGVIESYFPNQINFSKMTFPHQLFRVMFVEQIYRAFTIRNNITYHK
- the mnmG gene encoding tRNA uridine-5-carboxymethylaminomethyl(34) synthesis enzyme MnmG: MNNTVLNSKYDAIVIGGGHAGVEATFALANMGHKVALISFDLSRIAMMPCNPSIGGPAKGIITREIDALGGVQGYFSDLAMIQIKMLNESKGPAVRAMRAQIDKEKYSRIILEALQNHPNVTLIEGVAENIIVENNSFKAIKLETGDVLYAKELVITTGTYMNSRILRGDEITISGPDNQKTTPKLSQSLAKLGFELQRLKTGTPARVYADSIDFSKVEKENLEDTYLAFSSRSNIKLDKQISCYLTYTNAETHKIINENINRSAMYSGLIEGIGPRYCPSIEDKVVRFADKPRHQIFFEPETADGSIIYVNGMSTSMPVEVQDKMLRTIPGLENCKVQKWGYAIEYDALNPLQISPSLESKVVENIFTAGQINGTSGYEEAAAQGLIAGINAGLKIQGKQPLILKRHDAYIGVLIDDLVTKGTKEPYRMLTSRAEYRLLLRNDNPDLRLSKYGNEVGLVSDEQYQKVINKYQSIEDKIKELSNSYLSSKSELAKRLGIENGVSLLRVLARPDVEASEVVGDYEFKNELTIAVRLDGYIKKQQTEADKMNRLENFKIPQDINYEEVANIATEAKQKLSQIRPLTIGQASRISGINPADIQMLMFHIETRKK
- a CDS encoding F0F1 ATP synthase subunit A, translated to MKKFDFMAWNQPQLLSLLVTVLVILIISIVVYIKVSKVKENEAPKGIAQIAEAYVGMIDNTFEDTTGGDKVQKSRLYIFTLATFILIGNLTAVFGLEPIVTSYSVPFTLAIASWLGIFIVGAIYQRTKYLKSFLNPLDLPGKVSPLVSLSFRIYGNVIGGTTVIFLVYSLFGYFWTKIPGIGANNHEWYFLAMVISPVLHFYFDIFGSTLQAYIFTLLTTVYWVVEASTPEKSTDLSNKTDKKKLIQKAEEWTSAQAIY
- a CDS encoding UU173 family protein, whose protein sequence is MDKKEPIIIRWNTFKKVFYNNPAMIFNTNDIQDRIIQTEYKKYWGYSPEDHQAIFNETKEVEEDENPYEEVEVDEIDEADVFFSINNGQVEANVSQEIDFESLSESYINIKLDSYVKYKQDAINWYIKKYNIDIDKIGFIRATDKLENKLNATDLMIQDSNIDLIIDPSWSYRVVSNGNTYEFISDGLLYDKKLNKMVTLSYVSKVKNTEFYHFWYLQKILKRNRVSLNDCSTIIIEPSSAVLKTVEKNKIDFYESYSAHTLKSISKSKATKIPDYVKDLEYILKRAGDSTLIAYSGYYDKNNMFSFVKTAKSGLIIQQGINIDKKELPNEDDEERTDISVPFNIYKNPYTSVLQTKLPLKFKGKGDIDIRQLKLFEFYVEVMIKSYEQFNNIDSLNYNAIRYFYAVNDNQDESKVQQWIQNGFVPITDDFLISFPDYFATLDKAVILNYLLGNKYDYYSGNAFRDEERKSLEKMANKIARIKNNKNFFNINALNIIKDIHKKNARICWYDYEGFMALYPIIDNVPSYNQVINQVSIILTQNGKELHKENIVIDTMDLKLIDIVKMIKAIYCDKADGYVVYNKNYENTRNNEVLNLVAKKLASTSLDSETLEFRKEFNKLFPNGLGEFRMIIHHINGNTIDLADCFKKYSSTNLPCDFTSNGFDEYIFFENDETNHRINVLENVSYEEFQTFTSFNTHMIYIDYLMYYFSIKKIEKYITHLGLQLKTLITPYKDLEIQKGTMAMEKAMQRHSGIIGKNLWNNITVPALKKYCENDVKAMIMVYELIMYIARLKFKSELDQYEYNVELDDFEYYVQDNKLQIREK